Proteins from one Nicotiana tabacum cultivar K326 chromosome 23, ASM71507v2, whole genome shotgun sequence genomic window:
- the LOC107780444 gene encoding syntaxin-61, with product MSSAQDPFYIVKEEIQESIDKLLSTFHQWEQTPANSGEQVHLTKELLAACESIEWQVDELDKTIAVAAKDPSWYGINESELDRRRRWTSNARAQVGSVKKSIVTGKESYGTSTSNLNGMRRELLRLPDSDQKERSNAYSARDNDDFISSESDRQLLLMRQQDEELDELSASVVRIGDVGLTIHDELLQQDKIINELGTEMESTSNRLEFVQKKVAMVMKKASVKGQMMMICFLIVLFIVLFVLVFLT from the exons ATGTCTTCAGCTCAAGATCCCTTTTATATTGTCAAGGAGGAAATTCAAGAATCT ATTGACAAGCTCTTGTCCACGTTTCATCAATGGGAGCAAACTCCTGCAAATAGTGGTGAGCAAGTACATCTTACAAAGGAACTTCTTGCTGCATGTGAGAGCATTGAGTGGCAG GTGGATGAATTGGACAAAACAATCGCTGTTGCAGCAAAAGATCCCTCTTGGTATGGTATTAATGAAAGTGAGCTtgatagaagaagaagatggaccaGCAATGCCCGAGCTCAA GTGGGAAGCGTGAAGAAGTCAATAGTAACTGGAAAGGAGTCTTATGGGACAAGTACATCTAATCTCAATGGGATGCGGCGAGAACTGTTGAGACTGCCAGATTCTGATCAGAAAGAGAGATCCAATGCATACTCTGCCCGAGATAATGATGATTTCATATCATCAGAATCAGATAGGCAATTACTTCTTATGAG GCAACAGGATGAAGAGCTAGACGAGCTTAGTGCTAGCGTAGTTAGAATCGGAGATGTTGGGCTCACCATACATGATGAACTTCTTCAACAG GACAAGATCATTAATGAATTGGGCACGGAGATGGAAAGTACATCTAATCGTCTTGAATTCGTTCAG AAAAAGGTAGCCATGGTAATGAAGAAGGCCAGCGTCAAGGGACAGATGATGATGATTTGTTTTCTGATAGTTTTGTTTATTGTTCTTTTCGTTCTAGTTTTCTTGACCTAG